A segment of the bacterium genome:
GACACAATATCCAGAACAGACAAGCCTGGGCCAATCGCGGCGTAGCGGCTCCGTTTTTCCGGAGCTCCCAGCAGATGAGAGGCGCCGCATGACGCCCAGCCTTGAGGAGCCGCTGGACAAGCGGGTCATTCCGAAACGACATCACAAGATCTGACATGAGTCTTGCGCGCTGGGCCGATGGAATCGCGTTCGGCTGCATGAGCTTCTTGATAATGTAGAGGTAAGTAGCCATTTCAAGTACTCGTCCTACAATTCAAGGCAGTTGGTTTGCTTTCGTCCACGATTCGAAGGGAATGGGATAATGGTATCCCAAATCGACGGTCCAAAAGTCCGGCGTGCTGCGAGCTTGCGTGGTCATATATAAAAGCCCCGCATCGTCCGGGGAGCAGCTACCAGCGTCAACGCATGGGCTATTGGGGTCCAGATAATAGTGACCATAGGGCCCGTCCACAAACAGCGGGTCGGCGTGGATGTTGCCCTCGCCCTCGTCGGGGTCCTGGACACAGCAATATCTGGCCGTGCAGTTGTAGAGGTCATCCCCGTTGTTCCAGATGATGGAGTCCGTGATCTCGGAGGGCCCGTAGCTCCAGACTCCCCCACCGAGCCCCCCCGCAACGTTGTCCGCGATGGTGTTATTCTGAAACTCCGTAGGTGGATAATCACAGACCACACCGCCGCCGTCCAGCCCGGCGCTGTTCAGCGCGATTAAGTTGTTCGATATGATCTCTGCGTATTCACTAAGGATCCCGCCGCCATTGTGTTGGGATGAATTCTCTATAACGTAGTTACTGAATATGATGATGCTGGTCGCGGCCGTGTATAACCCGCCACCGCTGAGATCTGCGCTGTTGTGCTCAATCGTGTTACTCTGGACAGAGGCGTAACTGCACCAGCAGAATACACCGCCTCCGTGAGATCCAGCCGAGTTATCGGCGATCAAGTTGCCAAACACCAGGATCGTATGCCGGTAGTTGTATATTCCCCCTCCCTCGTCGGCTGAATTACCTCGTATCGTGTTGCACAATACTCCCACCCAGCTTGAGTACGAGCAGCATACCGCGCCACCCCGGCCGTCGCAGGAGTTACCCTCAATGGCGTTGTTCTGGATGGTCAGAGGGCATTCGGAGTATATCCCGCCTCCGGAATTAGTCGCGTGATTGCCTGATATTACGTTGTCTCTGACCATAGGCCAACCGCCGCCGCAGAATATCCCACCGCCATTTTGTGCCGAGTTGCCAGTAATAGTGTTGTTCGCGACCGTACAAGAAGCCGGGCACCACCGATTCTGGGTCTCGCAGTATATCCCTCCACCATCCTTGCTTTTGCCGCCTGTTATCATGAATCCCTCTATCGTCCAGTCATCGACGTAGTAACCCCAGATTACGTTGGCCGCGGACTCAGCGTCCAGAACCGTGACGTCTGCGCCGTCGCCGACAAGCGAGACCCAGCTCTTCATGTTAAGCGGGAACGTCTCGCCGTTGGTGGAGGTAGAATACACGCCGGCCGCGACGTGGATGGTTGCTGGCGCGGCGGGCGAGGCCACGACCGAGTTCAAGGCGTGCGTAATCGTCTTCCAGGGCAGGTCCTCAGAGCCATCATACCACTCGTAATCCTCTCCTAGTGCGGCGTCAACGTAGTAATCCACGCCCGTAACGGAGAAGACCGTAAATGTCCCAAAACTGGCCTCACAGACCCAGTTGAATGTGCCCGGTTCGGTCAGGACCGCGGCGAAGGAATACTCGCCAGGGTCTGCGATTGGCGGCATTCCGGAGGGCAGATCGAACGAGAAAAAGCGCTTTTGGTTCATGGTGAACCCCGCCGGCACGTAGATGCCCTCAATCCACGGGTTGATCGCCTCGGACCAGTACCAGCCGCATGTCCAGAGCGAGCCGTTGGGCGTCAGCAGACCGATATAAACGTCAACGGACATCCCCTCGCCCTGATTATCCCCCGCCAGGCTCACCTCAATCGTGTCGCCCGCCTTGTAGCTGTCCCTATCGGTTTCGATGAATACCTGAGGCGCCGCTGTTGACAGAGCCGGCAGGATTGCCAGAAGCATGATGGTAACGATAATCAAGCCGAAAACACGTATCTTCATGTCGATACCCTCCATAAAAGAGACAAGAGCATAATTCAACCGCATCGGTCTCCTAATCTACTAGATGCTTCGTCCACGAAGGGCACTAAGGGCCACGAAGAGAAGAAGCATGTTCAAGAACGCGCCTCGACCATCAATCCCTCCTCTTGCGTTTCCTCCTGCTTCGTGTGTCTTCGTGTTCTTCGTGGATCATTCCTACGATCAACCGCCAACCGCCAACGGATAACTATGAATACGGGCCGTCGGCAATGTCGGCATCCTCGACCACCCCGACGATCCGAGGGGCGGCCGCCTGTCTGGACCCACTCGCCAGTCGTGTTGTCCAGATAAAACAGACGCTCCAGATAGAGCTTCTTGATGTGCTCGAGGCGCGCCTCTTTCACAGCATCGTCGGTGAAGCCGACCACACCTGAGCGGCCTTCCTTGTCGCCAAAGGTGGCGCCCATCCGGCCGCCGCGAAGGGCTGTCGTATAGACCGTGAGCGTGACTCCGGCGTCCATCGCGATGATGCTGCCGCAGAGGTCGAAGAAGGTGTCGGCGTCCGTCGAGCCGATGACGAGGTCCTTGCTGACGGCGTATTCGCGGTTGCCGTAGCCGCCAGGCGTCACGTATTGGCCGACGGTGCCGTCCGCATCGAGGTCGGCCATCGTGTATGGGTCGTCCTGACTGCCTCCAGTTACAAAGATGGTGTCGTTCAGGAACTCAATGCCCATGTCCTTTCCTCCTTTACCATATTACATTATTGAAAAACAACAGAAAAAACCAAATCGCATTTTAGGCAACCAGAAGGGATTCTACCCCCCCCCCCGCCGCCTGTCAAGCTTTTCTTGCCGTCATGAGAAGGGCGATTCGTGAATCGCCCCTACGGCATATCTCAGGGCAGGCACGGAGACCTGCCCCTACACGTCGAGCGGCTTGACCATTACAAGGCCATCCTCGCCGTCTGGATAGTAGCCCTTTTGGACGTGGTGGAGGGTGAACCCATGCTTTTCATATAGTTCTCTCGCGATGCTGTTAGAGCTTCTAACCTCCAGCACAGCTTTCGAGAGGCCCTTCTCGAGGAGCCTTTGTATTCCCGCCACAAGGAGCCGCTCGCCGAGTTTCCTGCCCCTGAAAGGTTTCCGAATTGCGAGGTTGAGGATATGGCCTATCCCCGCTTCCCACATGAGGCATGTGTAGCCGACAGGCTTGGGCTTTGAATCGGGCGGCCTGTGCTCCAGCAGCAGTATTTCGCCGCGTGTGCCCCACCCAGACTTCGCTATGTAGAGAAAGGCTGAACGCGGCCAGGGCGGCGTGAATATCTCCTGCTCGATCTCATATATGGCCGGGAGGTCCCGGTCGCGGAACTTGCGGATCGAGAACTCGTCTGCTTTTTTACGCTCCACGGGCACACCTTTCAGGTCGAGCTGTTAGAATTGGAACTCAGGACCTTCTCTTTCGCGAGCTCAGCGTTTGATTTTCTCAAGTATCTGGGCCTGATCTGCGATGGGTCCACGCCTCCTCGCTCGCTTGCCGTCTGGGCCACGAGGCGCGCGGCACATATTCCACGAGGCTGGGAAAGGTGGATGGGCGCTATGACGTATTCGGCCTTCATACCATTCGTGATGGCCTGGGCATAGACATTCGCCCCATCTCCGAGGAATATGGTTTTCTTTTCGGAGGCGAGGCTAACGATCTCGGCTGGCCGAACGGCCTGTTCGGGAGCCTCTGGCAGGAGATTAGCGCCGTCAAACCTGAACAGAGCAGTGAAGACCTCACCCATTTTGGCGTCGATCATCGGGCAGACGAGGTGAGGGCAGCCGACGTAGTTGTTGGCTAGGGCCTCGAGCGAGCTGAAGGGAGTTAGCATCTTGCCCTGGGCCATCGCCAAGCCCTGCATGATGCT
Coding sequences within it:
- a CDS encoding DUF1565 domain-containing protein, with the translated sequence MKIRVFGLIIVTIMLLAILPALSTAAPQVFIETDRDSYKAGDTIEVSLAGDNQGEGMSVDVYIGLLTPNGSLWTCGWYWSEAINPWIEGIYVPAGFTMNQKRFFSFDLPSGMPPIADPGEYSFAAVLTEPGTFNWVCEASFGTFTVFSVTGVDYYVDAALGEDYEWYDGSEDLPWKTITHALNSVVASPAAPATIHVAAGVYSTSTNGETFPLNMKSWVSLVGDGADVTVLDAESAANVIWGYYVDDWTIEGFMITGGKSKDGGGIYCETQNRWCPASCTVANNTITGNSAQNGGGIFCGGGWPMVRDNVISGNHATNSGGGIYSECPLTIQNNAIEGNSCDGRGGAVCCSYSSWVGVLCNTIRGNSADEGGGIYNYRHTILVFGNLIADNSAGSHGGGVFCWCSYASVQSNTIEHNSADLSGGGLYTAATSIIIFSNYVIENSSQHNGGGILSEYAEIISNNLIALNSAGLDGGGVVCDYPPTEFQNNTIADNVAGGLGGGVWSYGPSEITDSIIWNNGDDLYNCTARYCCVQDPDEGEGNIHADPLFVDGPYGHYYLDPNSPCVDAGSCSPDDAGLLYMTTQARSTPDFWTVDLGYHYPIPFESWTKANQLP
- a CDS encoding GNAT family N-acetyltransferase, which translates into the protein MERKKADEFSIRKFRDRDLPAIYEIEQEIFTPPWPRSAFLYIAKSGWGTRGEILLLEHRPPDSKPKPVGYTCLMWEAGIGHILNLAIRKPFRGRKLGERLLVAGIQRLLEKGLSKAVLEVRSSNSIARELYEKHGFTLHHVQKGYYPDGEDGLVMVKPLDV
- the tsaB gene encoding tRNA (adenosine(37)-N6)-threonylcarbamoyltransferase complex dimerization subunit type 1 TsaB; translated protein: EANLSVSQTHSQRLLGSIDHLLSALGWALSEVDVLAVSIGPGSFTGLRIGISIMQGLAMAQGKMLTPFSSLEALANNYVGCPHLVCPMIDAKMGEVFTALFRFDGANLLPEAPEQAVRPAEIVSLASEKKTIFLGDGANVYAQAITNGMKAEYVIAPIHLSQPRGICAARLVAQTASERGGVDPSQIRPRYLRKSNAELAKEKVLSSNSNSST